Proteins co-encoded in one Spirosoma endbachense genomic window:
- a CDS encoding adenylate/guanylate cyclase domain-containing protein, with protein sequence MTFPFRSTQQPPIESYFQEHFSDESLKREAQRAGVLSALFLFSTVMLALLQPFLRADNLMYLPGPIMLTVAPYLVGMGIYEWGIRRLFRQQLERHQDLPTFFKFANATFEITSISFILLIVSRHLGDPLLVLNSPLAYIYLFFIILSTLRLNLWLSAYTGFIAGAEFIGVYFLIAKPGLVEPYLEIDMFLHLPLMFIAKGGLLILAGMAAGYVSRQIRQSITDTIRATETEQQAVTLFGQQVSPEIARAVLEQKGNYQSHRMRVAVMFLDIRDFTKYASHETPEDVMAYQNTFFGIIIRIVEQYGGVVNQFLGDGCMITFGAPVEVDNPAEVAVEAGFTILKEIRKAVTDELMIPTTIGIGIHLGDAVVGNIGTETRQQYSVTGNVVILAARIEQLNKPFHTQFLVSREVYESLTNPPETVRALGPTVIKGVDEEIELYQLF encoded by the coding sequence ATGACATTTCCGTTTCGCTCAACGCAACAACCGCCGATAGAATCTTACTTTCAGGAGCATTTTTCGGATGAAAGCCTGAAACGGGAAGCCCAGCGGGCGGGCGTTTTATCGGCTTTGTTTCTGTTTAGTACGGTCATGCTGGCTCTTTTACAGCCGTTTCTGCGGGCCGACAACCTGATGTACCTTCCCGGCCCTATTATGCTCACAGTTGCCCCCTATCTGGTGGGTATGGGTATTTATGAGTGGGGTATTCGGCGGTTATTCAGGCAACAGCTGGAGCGCCATCAGGACTTACCTACATTTTTTAAGTTTGCCAATGCTACGTTCGAGATTACGTCTATTTCATTCATTCTGTTGATTGTATCGCGTCATCTTGGCGATCCGTTGCTGGTGTTGAACAGCCCGCTGGCCTATATTTATCTGTTTTTTATCATTCTCTCTACCTTACGGCTTAACTTATGGCTGTCGGCCTACACAGGTTTCATTGCCGGAGCTGAATTTATCGGCGTTTACTTCCTGATTGCCAAGCCCGGACTAGTCGAGCCTTATCTGGAAATAGATATGTTCCTGCATTTGCCGCTGATGTTTATTGCCAAAGGGGGACTGCTCATTCTGGCAGGGATGGCCGCCGGTTATGTGTCCCGGCAAATCCGGCAAAGCATTACCGACACCATTCGCGCAACCGAAACAGAGCAGCAAGCCGTAACGCTCTTTGGTCAGCAGGTATCGCCCGAAATTGCCCGCGCGGTACTGGAGCAAAAAGGAAACTACCAGAGTCATCGGATGCGGGTTGCGGTCATGTTTCTCGACATCCGTGATTTCACCAAATACGCCAGCCACGAAACGCCCGAGGATGTAATGGCTTATCAAAATACGTTCTTCGGTATTATCATCCGTATCGTCGAACAGTATGGTGGCGTTGTCAATCAGTTTCTGGGCGATGGCTGTATGATCACATTCGGGGCACCGGTCGAAGTCGACAATCCAGCCGAGGTGGCCGTTGAGGCTGGCTTCACCATTTTAAAAGAAATCCGCAAAGCCGTTACCGACGAGTTAATGATTCCAACAACCATTGGGATTGGCATACACCTCGGCGATGCGGTAGTCGGCAATATTGGCACCGAAACCCGTCAGCAATACTCCGTAACGGGCAATGTCGTGATTCTGGCTGCCCGCATTGAGCAGTTAAATAAACCCTTTCATACACAGTTTCTGGTATCGCGGGAAGTGTATGAATCATTGACAAACCCGCCCGAAACAGTTCGTGCTCTCGGTCCAACGGTCATTAAAGGTGTCGATGAAGAAATTGAATTGTATCAGTTGTTTTAG
- a CDS encoding TetR/AcrR family transcriptional regulator, with protein MTKAERTRQLIISKSAPIFNTKGVAGTSMSDILDVTKLAKGSLYVHFESKKELSYAVVDYQLAKLSDVVETGLNKHQTAKAKLFAYIDTFIDPLDPPLEGGCPMLNFGMEADDTDEVIRKKVNAVIEGAQQTIERIIQEGIALGEFKSDWEPGEFATKLFALVEGGIMMSRIAGNNKSMKVIARSLKKEIEEKEV; from the coding sequence ATGACTAAAGCAGAGCGAACCCGGCAATTAATTATCAGTAAATCCGCTCCGATTTTCAATACCAAGGGTGTTGCAGGTACGTCGATGAGCGACATACTGGACGTCACAAAGTTGGCGAAAGGAAGCTTATACGTACACTTTGAAAGCAAAAAGGAGCTTTCTTATGCCGTGGTCGATTATCAGCTGGCGAAACTGTCGGATGTGGTTGAAACCGGGCTGAATAAGCACCAGACCGCAAAAGCAAAGCTATTCGCTTACATCGACACATTTATTGACCCACTTGATCCACCACTTGAGGGTGGTTGCCCTATGCTTAATTTTGGTATGGAAGCCGATGATACAGATGAGGTAATCCGAAAAAAAGTAAATGCCGTTATTGAAGGAGCTCAGCAAACTATTGAGCGCATTATTCAGGAGGGAATTGCCCTGGGTGAGTTCAAATCGGACTGGGAGCCTGGAGAATTTGCCACCAAACTATTTGCCTTGGTGGAAGGTGGCATCATGATGTCACGCATTGCAGGTAATAACAAGTCGATGAAGGTTATTGCCCGCTCATTGAAAAAAGAAATTGAGGAAAAAGAAGTGTAA
- a CDS encoding oxidoreductase, with translation MKTQKVWFITGASRGFGFDIAKTALNSGDKVVATVRKNPEQLVAALNDNSNLLVVVLDVTKENQVKEGVQRAIAQFGKIDILVNNAGYGLLGATEEITDAEVKKQYDTNVFGLLNVTRAVLPFMRKAKAGHIINISSLFGYGASAPGFGIYGSTKFAVEGISEGLSLEVRPFGIHVTAVAPGLFSTQFASSDSYNTSEIVLDAYQDTVGKMRVVIGHLDGNQPGNPAKLAQVIIQLAESENPPLHLPVGKDAVAAFRSKTEQMEKEVAEWEEVASSTDHLKA, from the coding sequence ATGAAAACCCAGAAAGTATGGTTTATTACGGGAGCTTCACGCGGTTTTGGCTTCGACATCGCAAAAACTGCCCTGAATTCGGGCGACAAAGTAGTAGCCACCGTTCGGAAAAATCCCGAACAACTTGTTGCCGCGCTAAATGACAATAGCAATCTACTTGTTGTTGTGCTGGACGTGACCAAAGAAAACCAGGTAAAAGAAGGAGTTCAACGCGCAATTGCCCAGTTTGGCAAAATTGATATTCTGGTCAACAATGCGGGCTATGGGCTGTTGGGCGCAACAGAAGAGATAACAGATGCGGAAGTTAAAAAGCAGTATGACACCAACGTTTTTGGATTATTGAATGTAACCAGAGCCGTTTTGCCCTTCATGCGTAAAGCCAAAGCAGGTCATATTATCAATATTTCCTCGCTCTTTGGTTATGGTGCTTCTGCTCCAGGCTTCGGTATCTATGGGTCTACCAAATTTGCCGTAGAAGGCATTTCCGAAGGATTATCGCTTGAAGTCAGGCCGTTTGGTATCCATGTGACGGCTGTAGCACCGGGACTTTTCAGTACCCAGTTTGCCTCCAGTGATTCCTACAATACCTCTGAAATTGTATTGGATGCTTATCAGGATACCGTAGGGAAAATGAGAGTGGTAATCGGGCATCTGGATGGTAATCAGCCGGGCAATCCTGCCAAATTAGCCCAGGTTATTATCCAGTTAGCAGAAAGCGAAAATCCACCGCTTCACCTGCCTGTAGGGAAGGATGCCGTGGCTGCTTTCAGAAGCAAAACAGAGCAGATGGAAAAAGAAGTGGCCGAATGGGAGGAAGTTGCTAGTAGTACCGATCATCTAAAAGCATAA
- a CDS encoding BamA/TamA family outer membrane protein, translating to MRSLYIVISLFIAGSLVSVGMPGWAQTSYSIFLLGDAGAPLPNGQDPVLNALRAQLQKAGSNSSLILLGDNIYQFGLPDADNPNRPDAERRMRDQLDLRTAFTGRVFAIPGNHDWDKSGREGWQRIKNQQDFVRQYTGRDDVFFPNDGCPGPVEVPLSDSLTLVLMDTQYWLHPWDRPGEESDCGAKSLPEFLTQLDDILYRNRHRRVVVAGHHPMYSHGEHGGHFTLKDHLFPLTDIRKWLYVPLPVIGSIYPIYRSVFGSLQDLPNPVYREMRNGMVALFKKYRNLIYTNGHDHNLQLIRRDSLNYLTSGSGSKHTAVAKKAESLFALEKQGFARLDFGVGNQMTISFFAPSDQQPTGELLYQTTIQLRPDPIPSLIEKTQKQPDSLRIVPGAGYAAGSGKRFWFGANYRDVWTNPLTVPVLNMQKAGLVPTERGGGFQTLSLRLVDPKKHEFAIRSIEKYPEKAIPEALRSGLANDIVQDQISASHPFAALAIAPLAETAGVYHTNPKVVVMPDDTALRDYQHTFANMLMLLEERADGDYKGTGLFGNTSKLYSTPKLLEKLQDDNDNRVDQRSVLRARLFDMLIGDWDRHDDQWRWASFKSSKGLRFMPVPRDRDQAFFVNEGILPKIVSRRWLLPKIQGFDYKIRYVPGFNTNARFFDRSFLTEPSRADWLAVADSLQRSLTDEAINKALSQLPEPSRSLTAETIAAKLRQRRADLLRYADEQYRFLAKAVDVVGSDKDELFDLTRLPDGQTDVVVYKLNKDKEPTQELYKRRFDPAETQEIRLYGLGGDDRFVLHGTAPEGSLIRIIGGKGDDVITDSSSVRGLSRRTWVYDLRKNTTISGGSETRNRLSDNKDVNKYDRTAFRYNLTMPLATVQANPDDGLFIGGGILRRTQGFRKEPFAQQHRIMVSHAFATEAYNFHYDGTFTDLLGKADLLLNADIKAPNFVQNFFGIGNETVFNKELGVNYYRVRFENWSLNALLQHKLGKATFFYGPSVERIEVEEGQKKFIQDYAASIPDGQRLFNSFLYGGLKAGFTVDTRNNPLLTTRGLLWRTSLTAYGGLNDQSKSFSQLQSDLSFYASIRLPAILTIATRVGTSLNLNDNYEFFQASTLGGLTNLRGFRRTRFAGENAFYHNLDLRMRLFTIKTYLFPAYAGILAFNDVGRVWVDGEKSNVWHHGYGGGLWLSPYNTAVISLLYAVSREDRIPMLRVGFFF from the coding sequence ATGAGATCTCTTTACATAGTGATTTCTCTGTTTATAGCCGGTTCTCTTGTTAGCGTTGGCATGCCTGGCTGGGCACAGACTTCTTACAGTATCTTTCTGCTGGGTGATGCCGGAGCGCCCCTGCCCAACGGTCAGGATCCCGTACTGAACGCCCTTCGCGCACAGCTACAAAAGGCCGGATCGAACAGTTCCCTGATTCTGTTAGGTGACAATATATACCAATTTGGATTGCCGGATGCCGATAATCCGAACCGGCCGGACGCTGAACGCCGGATGCGCGACCAACTCGATTTGCGGACTGCGTTTACGGGTCGGGTTTTTGCCATTCCGGGTAATCATGACTGGGACAAAAGCGGCCGGGAAGGATGGCAACGGATTAAAAATCAGCAGGATTTTGTGCGCCAATATACCGGCCGGGACGACGTCTTTTTTCCGAATGACGGGTGCCCTGGGCCGGTTGAGGTGCCTTTGTCCGATTCGTTGACGCTGGTGCTGATGGACACGCAGTACTGGCTGCATCCGTGGGACAGACCTGGCGAAGAGTCAGATTGTGGAGCCAAGAGCCTTCCTGAATTTCTGACTCAACTAGACGATATTCTGTACCGCAACCGGCATCGGCGCGTAGTGGTAGCGGGCCACCACCCGATGTATAGCCACGGTGAGCATGGAGGGCATTTTACGCTCAAAGACCACCTGTTTCCATTGACAGACATTCGTAAATGGCTATATGTGCCGCTGCCCGTTATTGGCTCGATCTACCCAATCTATCGGTCGGTGTTCGGAAGCTTACAGGATTTGCCCAACCCCGTATACCGCGAGATGCGGAATGGTATGGTTGCTCTTTTTAAGAAATACCGCAACCTGATTTATACCAACGGCCACGATCATAACCTGCAACTGATCCGGCGTGATAGCCTGAATTATCTGACCAGTGGCAGTGGATCAAAACATACGGCGGTTGCCAAAAAAGCCGAGTCGTTATTTGCGCTTGAAAAGCAGGGATTTGCTAGGCTGGATTTCGGGGTTGGCAACCAGATGACCATTTCGTTTTTTGCCCCGAGCGATCAGCAGCCAACCGGCGAACTATTGTATCAGACAACGATCCAGCTTCGTCCGGACCCAATTCCGAGCCTAATCGAAAAGACCCAGAAACAACCGGATAGTTTGCGGATTGTGCCGGGCGCTGGCTATGCCGCCGGATCGGGTAAGCGGTTCTGGTTCGGTGCCAATTACCGCGATGTATGGACGAATCCCCTGACCGTTCCTGTGCTGAATATGCAGAAGGCGGGCCTGGTGCCTACTGAGCGGGGTGGCGGTTTCCAGACGTTGTCGTTGCGGCTTGTTGACCCAAAGAAGCATGAATTTGCGATCCGATCCATCGAAAAATACCCGGAGAAGGCGATTCCGGAAGCGCTACGGAGTGGACTTGCCAACGATATCGTACAGGATCAGATCTCGGCTTCGCATCCGTTTGCCGCGTTGGCCATAGCGCCACTGGCCGAGACTGCTGGCGTCTATCATACAAATCCGAAGGTAGTCGTGATGCCCGATGATACGGCATTGCGCGACTACCAGCATACGTTTGCCAACATGCTCATGTTGCTCGAAGAACGGGCCGACGGTGATTACAAAGGAACGGGGCTGTTTGGGAATACGTCAAAGCTTTATAGTACCCCCAAACTCCTTGAGAAACTACAGGACGACAACGACAATCGGGTCGATCAGCGATCTGTGCTGAGGGCGCGGCTGTTCGATATGTTGATTGGCGATTGGGACCGGCATGACGATCAGTGGCGGTGGGCTAGTTTTAAGTCGAGTAAAGGTTTGCGCTTTATGCCTGTTCCGCGCGACCGCGATCAGGCGTTTTTTGTCAATGAAGGTATTCTGCCGAAAATCGTCAGCCGACGCTGGTTACTGCCTAAAATACAGGGATTTGATTATAAAATCCGGTATGTGCCTGGGTTCAATACCAACGCCCGCTTTTTCGACCGCTCATTTCTGACCGAACCAAGCCGCGCCGACTGGCTGGCGGTGGCCGATTCACTGCAACGAAGCCTGACCGATGAGGCCATCAATAAAGCCCTGAGTCAGTTACCTGAGCCATCGCGGAGCCTGACCGCCGAAACGATAGCGGCTAAACTGCGTCAGCGTCGTGCGGATCTGCTGCGTTATGCCGACGAACAATACCGTTTTCTGGCCAAAGCCGTTGATGTAGTGGGTAGCGATAAGGACGAACTCTTCGATCTGACCCGGCTACCTGACGGCCAGACAGATGTGGTTGTTTATAAACTCAATAAAGACAAAGAACCAACCCAGGAACTGTATAAGCGCCGATTCGATCCGGCCGAAACGCAGGAGATACGGTTGTATGGGTTGGGTGGCGACGACAGATTTGTGCTTCATGGTACGGCCCCGGAAGGCAGTCTGATCCGGATTATCGGCGGCAAAGGCGATGATGTCATAACGGATAGTTCATCGGTTCGGGGGCTATCACGCAGAACGTGGGTGTATGATCTACGCAAGAACACGACCATTTCGGGAGGTTCAGAAACGCGTAATCGCTTGTCGGATAATAAAGATGTCAATAAATACGACCGTACGGCTTTCCGGTATAACCTTACCATGCCGCTGGCCACCGTGCAGGCCAACCCCGATGATGGTCTGTTTATTGGCGGAGGTATTTTGCGTCGGACGCAGGGCTTCCGCAAGGAGCCATTCGCTCAGCAACACCGAATCATGGTCAGCCATGCGTTTGCAACCGAAGCTTACAATTTTCATTACGACGGAACATTTACAGACTTACTGGGCAAGGCTGATTTGTTACTCAATGCCGATATAAAAGCCCCGAATTTCGTCCAGAATTTCTTTGGCATCGGCAATGAAACGGTATTCAATAAAGAATTGGGCGTCAATTATTACCGGGTCCGATTCGAGAACTGGAGCTTAAATGCTCTTTTACAGCATAAATTGGGGAAAGCCACATTTTTCTACGGCCCATCGGTCGAGCGGATTGAAGTGGAAGAAGGCCAGAAGAAGTTTATTCAGGACTATGCCGCGAGCATTCCAGATGGTCAACGACTCTTCAACTCATTTCTGTATGGAGGATTGAAGGCTGGTTTTACGGTTGATACCCGCAATAATCCGTTGCTGACAACGCGTGGATTGCTATGGCGAACATCGCTGACGGCTTACGGAGGGTTGAATGATCAATCGAAATCATTTTCGCAACTACAGTCTGATCTCTCGTTTTATGCCAGCATTCGGTTACCGGCCATTCTGACCATTGCAACGCGCGTAGGTACCAGCCTGAATTTAAACGATAACTATGAGTTTTTCCAGGCCAGTACGCTCGGCGGTCTAACGAATCTACGGGGATTCCGGCGGACACGCTTTGCGGGCGAGAACGCCTTCTACCACAACCTGGATCTGCGAATGCGCCTGTTTACGATTAAAACCTACCTGTTTCCGGCTTATGCCGGGATTCTCGCTTTTAATGATGTTGGACGGGTATGGGTCGATGGCGAAAAGTCAAACGTCTGGCATCATGGCTACGGTGGCGGCCTCTGGTTATCGCCCTACAATACAGCGGTTATTTCATTGCTCTATGCGGTCTCCCGCGAAGATCGTATCCCAATGCTTCGGGTAGGATTTTTCTTCTAA